Genomic DNA from Vibrio tubiashii ATCC 19109:
GGTGCAAATGGTGTTTCAAGACCCATTTGGCTCATTAAATCCAACCCAAACCATTGAGCACCATTTAACTCGTCCACTGAAGATACACAAACAAGTGGCAAACAAAGCCGATATTCCCGATAGGCTGAAGGAGCTGATCGAGTTAGTGGAACTGGCTCCTGATACAGTAGACAAGTACCCACATGAACTAAGCGGTGGCCAAAGACAAAGGGTGAACCTGGCAAGAGCGCTCGCGGTAGGCGCTGAGGTAATTCTTGCTGATGAGCCAACCTCAATGTTGGATGTCTCCATTCGTCTCGGTGTCCTCAACCTGATGCAACGAATGAAGAAAGAGCTCGGTATTGGTTTTTTGTACATTACCCACGACCTTGCGACCGCACACTACATTGCCGAAGAAACGGCAGTGATGTATAAGGGGCAAATTGTTGAATGGGGCGATACTCAAGCGATCTTAACCGATCCGCAACATCCTTACACCAAACTACTGAT
This window encodes:
- a CDS encoding ATP-binding cassette domain-containing protein; translation: MSQPIIQLNNVVKEFTIGGGFASVERFKALQGITLNLHKGRTLALVGESGCGKSTCARLITKVYPTTSGEILFNGKNIDEITSKKELLDYRSKVQMVFQDPFGSLNPTQTIEHHLTRPLKIHKQVANKADIPDRLKELIELVELAPDTVDKYPHELSGGQRQRVNLARALAVGAEVILADEPTSMLDVSIRLGVLNLMQRMKKELGIGFLYITHDLATAHYIAEETAVMYKGQIVEWGDTQAILTDPQHPYTKLLISAVPDPDLPFGQLVENEPNYSLDADQIREQSAIVKDGLDQVGPNHFVKQWVKAA